ACGATCTTGTCCACGTACCAGTCCATGAAGTCCTGCTCGTTTTCGATCTCAACTTCCTCCGGGATCCACAGCCGGATGCGCCGGCCGGCAGGATCGTCGAAAGTCAGGCAGTCGGTGAAGACGTAGTCGTAGCGGCGCATTGCCTGGGGAGAGAACAGCGACACCCATTCTCGGCCTTCGGCTTGCATGCCCAGGAACACCGGCTGGCCGCGCACGCCCTCCCGGAAGCGGTCGAGTCCGGCATCATCGCAGATGAAGGCTTCGGCCGTCACGCCAGGAAGGCCCCCGCGCACGAGGCCGCAATTGGGGGCAATACCGACATTGATGCCGGTGCGCAGGCTGTGGGCGAGCACCTGATCGAGGGTGATCCCCTTCAGATGGAGGTGCAGATCGATGAGAGGGAAACCGAGGGCCTGCAGGCGTGCCAGGCGAGCGTCGATCTCATCCCAAGGTGCCGGCAGGATTTCCGCTTCCACCGCCAGCGGGCGGACCCGAAGCTCGTGGATCTGCAATCGGCCGCCCTCTGCCTGCCAATGCAAGCCGAAGATTCCGCTGGGCCGGCTGCTCCCGGTGGGTAGTGGGGCGATAGTGTCGACGACGAGCATGTCGTCCAACCAGACCTGGGTTCGTCGTCCTTGATGACGAATGCGCAGCCCAAAGGGCTGATCGTCGGCGATCCAGCGCTTGAACAGATTACGAACCCGGTACAGGCTGCCGGTCTGGCACCTCTCCGGCCGACCGTCGAGAGCCCGGTCGGCCTGGTTGATCAGAACGGAAGGGCTGCCATCCTGGGCGGGGCTATGCTGGCTGCGGGCGTGGAAGAAGAGTCGTGCCCAGGCGCCTGCCGAGGCCTGGCAGGTTGCCTCGAGCTCGAAATCCTGGAAGCCCGGCTGATCGCCGTTCCCCGCGTGGTAGAGCGTGCCCGGAGCGCCGCTTGCGACGAGCTTTCCTTGATCCACCGAGAACGACGTGGTATCGCCGGAAGCGCGCCAGCCAGACAGGCCGACGCCGTCAAAGGCGGAGGTCCATGGGCCGCGATCCGTGTCAGCGGAGGTCACGCTTGCTCCCGGAGTGATGGCCAGACTCGTTCAGCGACAACCGCCGCCGACGCAGAATCGGGGTGGAGTCGCCAAATGTGGGGGTTCGGGCAATTTCCGAACCCCCACATCTCGCTTCGACTTGTCTCCACACCGACATCGCTATGAGCGGAGAGGGTGGGATTCGAACCCACGGTGGCCACGAGGACCACAACGGTTTTCGAGACCGTCCCATTCAACCACTCTGGCACCTCTCCGAGATTGATTATAGCGCGCCTGTTGTGGCGGACCGTGACGGCACACGACGTTTGCGCCAGGCGCCAGCAGGTTCCAGTCCGCCTGCAGGCTCGGGGAATCGGAGTAGACTAGCGGACCAGCCATCGCCTACCGGACCGAAGGAGGGAACGTGGCGCAAATAGCCGAAACTTCCAGCGGCCAGCGGACCGAGCCGGGTTTCCTGCGCGCTACATTCCGGCAGTTCTGGCAGGCTTTGCTGTTGCAGCCAGAGGCCTACCAGCCAATCCTAGGATCCGAGCGGCCCGTGCGGCAGGGTTTCCGGATGCTGACGGCGCTGTACCTGATCACCGGCTTGATCACCAGCCTCGGGCTGATCTTCCACTATCTGACCCTGCCGAAGGTGGAGCTCATCCAGTCGCAGGTCGGCGAGCTGATCTTCAACTCGGGGCTGTACCAGCAATGGACTGCAGAGCAGCCCGCCCTGGCGGCGGTGCTCAACCTGGGTTATCGCTTGTTCTGGTTCATCGCCGGGATACGGATCGGTTACCCCTCCCGACTCGACATCTTCCTCACGCCGCTCTCGCTGTGGGTGATGGGCTTGTTCAACTGGGTCACCTTCGCCATCTTTGGGGAGCTCATTGGTCGCAAGCTGGGCGGGCAGGCACGGCGGCGAGCCTTCTGGGGAGCGCTGGCCGTGGCCAACGCGCCGCAGCTCCTGACTGTGCTCAACGTAATCCCGGGCTTGGTCGTCCCCTCCGGACTGCTGTGGTCCTGGACGATCCTCACCAGCTACCAGGCTACCCATGCAACGTATCCTCAGCTCAACTGGCGCCGCACCCTGAGCACGACGCTCCTGATGTACGCCCTGCACTACTTCTTTATCTTCCTGTCGATTGTCCTGGGTGTGCTGTTGGGGGTGCTGATCTACTCGCTTGTGCTCTAGACGAACCCGGCAGAAGCGAGCACGCGGAAAATGGAGCCCTCGGGCTGATGGCGCAGGCAGATCAAGGAGACCGCTGTGACTCAATTCTTCCGAACCTATGGCCGCCTTCTGATGCTCAACGGCGAGTCCTTCGAAGGACTTCGGCGATCGAACGATGGCGTGCTCTTCGCCTTCAAGCTGTTCGTCGTGGTGGGCCTGTTTGCCGGCCTTGGCACTCTGAGCGGAACCCGGGAGTTGCTGCAGACACCGACGGTCGCTGAGCGGGCCTACCAGGTTGCGGAAGGCGTCAGCACCTGGTCGGGCCAACTGGAAGGGTTCGTTGGCGGCGTCGCGGCCGGGCCGGCTCTGAGCATCACCCAATGGTTCACCGACCTGGGCGCGACGCTCGAGAGCTTCGAGCCGCCACTCGGAATGCAAACCAGCCGAGTGATCCGTTTGATCGGCGAGTGGCTGACCGCGCCTCTCACCCTCCTGGCAGCGTGGATAACGGCCCTCCTGCCGGTGCTGCTCGTCGCCAAGCTGATGGGCGCGGGCGGAAGCCTGCGTGCCTTGGTTGCCGTGCTGCTGGTGTCGGCCGCGCCGCAGATCCTGACTGTGTTGGGGTCCTTCCCGCTACCCGAAGCCAGCGTTTGGAGCGCAGCAGCATCCGTGCTCCAGTTCGTGGCGCTGTTCTGGGGGCTGGCGATCCTGGTGAAGGGGTTGTCGGTTGCGGGTGGAGTGGACCAACGCAAGGCGATCACGATCCTGGTGGTCACCGGGCTGGTGTTCTACGTGCTGATCCCCTCCATCGTGCTGACGGTCGGCGGGCTCAAGCTGTGGGGCCTCATCCAGCTGATGGGTTGAGTTCGGCCGGGGGGCGGCTGGCCAAACGCGCGTACAGCGCCTCGTGCTGGTCGAGGGTGATCTCGTACGAATGCAGGCGAGCCATCGCCAGTGCTGCGTGCTTCAAGCGCTCACGTTCCAACGGATTGCGGAGAAGGTAGAGCAGGCGGTCGGCCATGCCTCCAGCATCCCCGGGCTCGACCAGGTATCCGCAACCGGGGCGCTCGACCAGGTCCGGCATGGTCGTTGCCCTCACGGCAACGATCGGCAGACCGCTGGCGGCGGCTTCGAGCACGACAATTCCTTCGGCTTCAATCCGCGACGAGATGGCAAACACTGTGGCTACGCGGTAGACGATTGGCAAGTCGTCCCTGCCGAGGAAGCCGGGAAAGACCGTTCGATCCCCGATCCCGAGTTCACGAGCGAGCTGCACCAAGCGCGGGCGAGCGTTGCCATCTCCGACGATGAGCAGCTGAGCATCGACCTGATCCATGGCGCGGGCGGCTGCCCGGATCACGACGTCAACGTCCTTCTCGCTATCGATCCGCCCGACGTGCAGGATGATCGGCCGGCTTGGGTCGACACCGAAGCGCTCGGCCACGGAGGCCCGCTCCTGGGTGTTTCCCAAGGCGGGATGGAAACGCTGGAGATTGACGCCATTGCTGATGGCGATCGGACGCCCGCCGGCGTGGCGGGCGTAGCTTGCGGCTGCGTACTCGGACGGGGTGATGATGGCATCAAAGAAGATCAGTCGCCGCGCTGCCAGGCGCCACAGGTAGGACTCGATCCAGCGCTCCAAGCGACGGGGGGCGTGAACGATGTGAACGACGTTGATCGGTAGGGCATGGGCGGTGATCACCAATGGCAGCCCAAGCGAGCGGATGGCTCCTGGAATTTGCAGCGCCCCGAGCGTCGGGTCATGCAGATGGACCACCTCCGGGCGGAAGCCGCCCAGGTGGCGAATCAGCCCTCGCCGGTGCCACCAACACCAACGCTGCCCGACGCGCAGCGGAGTGGGAAAGGAGCGCAAGCGGATGATTCGGAGGTTCTGTCGGTCATCGGTGTGAGGCTCGCCGCGCTCGCTTGCCGCCAGGACAAGAACCTGATGCCCGCGTTCGGCCAGGCCCTGGGCGAGGTGACACACCGCCATGGAGACGCCGCTGACCATCGGCGGATAGGTCTGGCTGATCAGGGCCAGGCGCATCAGGCGAGGGCGAGGCGGGCGGCCTCGACCAGATCCCGGACCCGGCTCATCACTCCATCGGTTGCCTGCCGAAACTCGCGCAGCCCCACCGCCTCCGCGCCAAGCGGAAACGGCCATAGACATTCGCCGATGGCGACCACGGCCGGGCCGCCGAACTGCCAACAGCCGACCGTGGGCCGGTCGTAGAAGCGGCCGTGGAACACGCGGGTGTTGGCTTCTGGCACGAAGACACCGATGGGCTGTATCGGAACCCGCGTTCTGTAGCAAAGGCGGGCGGCGCCGGTCAGGCCGCGGCGCATCTCGACGCCATGCGTCAGCACGCCCTCAGGATAGATCAGGATGTGCTCATCCTTCGCCAGGAAATCCCCGGCGAGGACCAGGGAGGCTTGCGAGCCGGTCCCGCGGCGGATGGGGATCTGCCCGGCGTGTTTCAGTAGTTTGCCGAGCACGGGCAGGCTGAAGCTCTCCTCTTGAGCGAAGCTATGGATCCGGCGGCGATAGATGAACGGCAGCAGGAAGGCATCGCTCACCCGGGCGTGATTCGAGACCAGGATCCGTGCCCCAGGCTCGATGTTCTCCCGCCCGAGCACTCGCACTGAACGGACCAGTGCTGTGCGATAAACCCACAGCAGGGCGATCAACATTCCGTAGAGCGGAGATATCGCTGCTCCGAGCGGCACACCCGCCCGCAGGTCGTCGTGCTCGCGCCGGGCGCCGGCCAGATCCAGTTGGTGTGGATACAGAT
The Anaerolineales bacterium genome window above contains:
- a CDS encoding DUF1080 domain-containing protein translates to MTSADTDRGPWTSAFDGVGLSGWRASGDTTSFSVDQGKLVASGAPGTLYHAGNGDQPGFQDFELEATCQASAGAWARLFFHARSQHSPAQDGSPSVLINQADRALDGRPERCQTGSLYRVRNLFKRWIADDQPFGLRIRHQGRRTQVWLDDMLVVDTIAPLPTGSSRPSGIFGLHWQAEGGRLQIHELRVRPLAVEAEILPAPWDEIDARLARLQALGFPLIDLHLHLKGITLDQVLAHSLRTGINVGIAPNCGLVRGGLPGVTAEAFICDDAGLDRFREGVRGQPVFLGMQAEGREWVSLFSPQAMRRYDYVFTDCLTFDDPAGRRIRLWIPEEVEIENEQDFMDWYVDKIV
- a CDS encoding YIP1 family protein, translating into MTQFFRTYGRLLMLNGESFEGLRRSNDGVLFAFKLFVVVGLFAGLGTLSGTRELLQTPTVAERAYQVAEGVSTWSGQLEGFVGGVAAGPALSITQWFTDLGATLESFEPPLGMQTSRVIRLIGEWLTAPLTLLAAWITALLPVLLVAKLMGAGGSLRALVAVLLVSAAPQILTVLGSFPLPEASVWSAAASVLQFVALFWGLAILVKGLSVAGGVDQRKAITILVVTGLVFYVLIPSIVLTVGGLKLWGLIQLMG
- a CDS encoding glycosyltransferase, translating into MRLALISQTYPPMVSGVSMAVCHLAQGLAERGHQVLVLAASERGEPHTDDRQNLRIIRLRSFPTPLRVGQRWCWWHRRGLIRHLGGFRPEVVHLHDPTLGALQIPGAIRSLGLPLVITAHALPINVVHIVHAPRRLERWIESYLWRLAARRLIFFDAIITPSEYAAASYARHAGGRPIAISNGVNLQRFHPALGNTQERASVAERFGVDPSRPIILHVGRIDSEKDVDVVIRAAARAMDQVDAQLLIVGDGNARPRLVQLARELGIGDRTVFPGFLGRDDLPIVYRVATVFAISSRIEAEGIVVLEAAASGLPIVAVRATTMPDLVERPGCGYLVEPGDAGGMADRLLYLLRNPLERERLKHAALAMARLHSYEITLDQHEALYARLASRPPAELNPSAG
- a CDS encoding 1-acyl-sn-glycerol-3-phosphate acyltransferase — its product is MASTPPRLPDDLYPHQLDLAGARREHDDLRAGVPLGAAISPLYGMLIALLWVYRTALVRSVRVLGRENIEPGARILVSNHARVSDAFLLPFIYRRRIHSFAQEESFSLPVLGKLLKHAGQIPIRRGTGSQASLVLAGDFLAKDEHILIYPEGVLTHGVEMRRGLTGAARLCYRTRVPIQPIGVFVPEANTRVFHGRFYDRPTVGCWQFGGPAVVAIGECLWPFPLGAEAVGLREFRQATDGVMSRVRDLVEAARLALA